A DNA window from Drosophila virilis strain 15010-1051.87 chromosome 4, Dvir_AGI_RSII-ME, whole genome shotgun sequence contains the following coding sequences:
- the capu gene encoding protein cappuccino isoform X3, which translates to MSSSSGAMPALSNVWCPLFARHAQQAEQTEKQAEQQLQPPDHHVPISVPDCGILWRHQPEANIVSAESSPAHYLQLMSMAGKRVLRAPHWPPPDVALDWPASAKAAASCPAVALNISVHIVSLRFDPHAPDPPPPTSPPTQLAMAIANMRVPDSVPVPVSVHVAVSIPAPAARADSQRQMLIKWLISTLQSSSTLGIIGPESLNAMALQFCHNLKYVGVLKQISNEQQQQQDAPSGFSPYEMYQWTHTEQPTTSLPLTPGKLDKVAAWPFSSTPSATQKHYEGSSTQTDSQKTLQQILRKRLLNCATLAEVHAVVNELLSSVDEPPRRPSKRCINLTELLNASEATIYEYNKPIEGKSYADAASQTDEQCLGSCQCGAVNGVPEPQLEQSQQNGIAVEPPAPEAAPAIAPPPPPPPPPPPPPPPPPPPGMTAAAAPPPPPPPPPGGGPPPPPPPGPANVGNGPPPPPPLSTSKSGTALAPAPLPDPAEGNWFLRTSVQRKSAVNPPKPMRPLYWTRIVTCGPPVPRPPSIANSTDSADNSGSSPEELPATGNASAVPMAAPVPAAPSKEMWTEIDETPLDNIDEFTELFSRQAIAPVTKPKELKPKREKSIKVLDPKRSRNVGIFSRSLHVPASEIEHAIYHVDTSVISLETLQQISYMRATDEELQRIREADGGDIPLDHPEQFLRDISLISMASERISCIVFQAEFEESVTLLVRKLETVSQLSQQLIESEDLKLVFSIILTLGNYMNGGNRQRGQADGFNLDILGKLKDVKSKESHTTLLHFIVRTYIAQRRKEMTLPEMTLPIPEPSDVERAAQLDFDEVQQQIKELNRKLTACKQTTALVLSASSEHREPFKSKMEEFTASAEKSVAKLHQLIDECRDLFLETMRFYHFSPKGCTLTLAQCTPDQFFGYWTNFTNDFKDIWKKEFTIMRNEIIKKPKQLAVETRRDSSTKDRISCKARVRRSKN; encoded by the exons ATGTCCAGCAGCTCCGGGGCAATGCCAGCACTGAGCAACGTCTGGTGCCCGCTCTTCGCCAGGCATGCCCAGCAGGCGGAGCAGACGGAGAAGCAGGCggagcaacagctgcagccacCGGACCATCACGTGCCAATTAGTGTGCCGGATTGTGGCATTTTGTGGCGGCATCAGCCGGAAGCTAACATCGTGTCGGCGGAGTCATCGCCCGCACATTATCTCCAGCTAATGTCAATGGCGGGTAAACGCGTTCTACGCGCGCCGCACTGGCCACCACCTGATGTCGCCCTCGACTGGCCAGCATCCGCCAAGGCGGCTGCCTCCTGCCCGGCTGTGGCTCTCAACATTAGCGTGCACATTGTCAGCCTAAGGTTTGATCCTCACGCGCCTGACCCACCACCACCAACATCACCACCAACACAGCTGGCAATGGCCATTGCCAATATGCGCGTTCCCGATTctgttcccgttcccgtttcCGTTCACGTCGCTGTTTCCATACCCGCTCCAGCTGCACGCGCTGACAGCCAGC GTCAAATGCTGATCAAATGGCTAATCTCAACGTTGCAGAGCAGCTCCACGCTGGGCATTATTGGGCCGGAATCATTGAATGCAATGGCCCTACAGTTCTGTCATAATCTCAAATATGTGGGCGTACTCAAGCAGATCTccaatgagcagcagcagcagcaggatgcGCCGTCCGGCTTTAGC CCCTACGAGATGTACCAGTGGACGCACACGGAGCAGCCAACTACCTCGCTGCCGCTTACGCCCGGCAAGCTGGACAAGGTGGCCGCCTGGCCGTTCTCCAGCACGCCGTCGGCGACTCAGAAGCACTACGAGGGCAGCTCCACGCAAACGGATAGCCAGAAGACGCTGCAGCAGATCTTGCGCAAACGTCTGCTCAACTGCGCCACACTGGCCGAGGTGCACGCCGTGGTTAACGAGCTGCTCAGCAGTGTGGACGAGCCGCCCAGGCGACCATCGAAGCGCTGCATCAATCTCACCGAGCTGCTCAACGCCAGCGAGGCGACCATCTACGAGTACAACAAGCCCATAGAGGGCAAGAGCTATGCGGATGCGGCCAGCCAGACGGACGAGCAATGCCTCGGCTCCTGCCAGTGTGGTGCAGTCAATGGTGTGCCGGAGCCGCAGCTGGAACAGAGTCAACAGAACGGTATCGCAGTGGAGCCACCGGCACCGGAAGCTGCACCGGCAATTgcaccgccgccaccaccgccaccgccgccgccaccaccaccaccgccgccgccgccgcctggcatgacagctgcagcagcaccaccgccgccgccgccgccaccgccaggCGGTGgaccaccgccaccgccgccaccggGGCCTGCCAATGTTGGCAATgggccgccgccgccgccgccactaAGCACCTCCAAGTCGGGCACAGCTCTGGCGCCGGCGCCACTGCCAGATCCCGCCGAGGGCAATTGGTTCCTGCGCACAAGCG TTCAACGCAAAAGCGCCGTCAATCCGCCGAAGCCCATGCGCCCGCTCTACTGGACGCGCATTGTGACCTGTGGGCCGCCCGTGCCGCGTCCACCTTCGATCGCCAACTCAACGGACAGCGCGGACAACAGCGGCAGCTCACCAGAGGAGCTGCCCGCGACTGGCAACGCGTCCGCTGTGCCAATGGCGGCGCCTGTGCCAGCCGCACCCAGCAAGGAGATGTGGACAGAGATTGATGAGACGCCGCTCGATAATATTGATGAATTTACCGAGCTCTTTTCGCGCCAGGCCATTGCGCCGGTTACCAAGCCCAAGGAGCTCAAGCCGAAGCGTGAGAAGTCCATCAAGGTGCTGGATCCGAAACGTTCCCGCAATGTGGGCATCTTCTCCCGCAGCTTGCATGTGCCCGCCAGCGAAATCGAGCATGCCATTTACCATGTAGACACCTCGGTTATAAGTCTGGAGACGCTGCAACAGATCAGCTATATGCGCGCAACCGATGAGGAGCTGCAGCGCATCAGGGAGGCCGATGGCGGCGACATACCGCTCGATCATCCCGAGCAATTCCTGCGTGACATATCGCTCATCTCGATGGCTAGTGAGCGCATCTCCTGCATTGTCTTCCAGGCCGAGTTTGAGGAGTCTGTGACGCTGCTGGTGCGCAAGCTGGAGACGGTATCGCAGCTGTCGCAGCAGCTCATCGAGAGCGAGGACCTCAAGCTGGTATTCTCCATAATATTGACGCTGGGCAACTACATGAATGGCGGCAATCGGCAGCGCGGCCAGGCAGATGGGTTCAATCTGGACATACTAGGCAAGCTGAAAGACGTCAAGTCCAAGGAGTCGCACACAACGCTGCTGCACTTCATCGTGCGCACCTATATAGCGCAGCGCCGCAAGGAGATGACGCTGCCCGAGATGACACTGCCCATTCCGGAGCCCTCCGATGTGGAGCGTGCCGCCCAGCTGGACTTCGACGAAGTCCAGCAGCAGATTAAGGAGCTGAACAGAAAACTTACGG CTTGTAAACAGACTACGGCATTGGTGCTAAGCGCCTCCAGTGAACATCGCGAGCCCTTTAAATCCAAGATGGAGGAATTTACCGCTAGTGCAGAGAAATCGGTGGCCAAGCTGCATCAGTTGATCGATGAGTGCCGGGATCTCTTTCTGGAGACGATGCGATTCTATCACTTCTCCCCAAAGGGCTGCACCCTCACCTTGGCTCAATGCACGCCCGATCAGTTCTTTGGTTATTGGACAAATTTCACAAACGATTTCAAAGACATTTGGAAAAAGGAATTTACAATTATGAGAAACGAAAT aaTAAAAAAACCGAAGCAATTGGCGGTGGAAACTCGCCGCGATAGCTCCACTAAGGATCGAATTTCGTGCAAGGCGCGCGTACGACGCAGCAAAAACTAG
- the capu gene encoding protein cappuccino isoform X2 produces MALQLGKKLAQVLGTTGTPPPSAMESGVTATATAAAAGAAGVAAAAVAVATPRVDSPLGNGELFNISKAKKVELQNLSSRFSAAVNPTTPTHAADGGVAAIAAAATTATATQTTTPTASSTALETQSTVIISFKSSQTPATTQRPATPTDNGGATEGMLLAEEVLNDAGPLPPPPGYGTPTNSLLSSNVLKKVASFSVERSSTGNSSSSSNGNGSGAASAQSPAPVMALATPPGDEKESTLTELSVAAGAGSRRGSSFVPEKLSFAAYEKFEGQMLIKWLISTLQSSSTLGIIGPESLNAMALQFCHNLKYVGVLKQISNEQQQQQDAPSGFSPYEMYQWTHTEQPTTSLPLTPGKLDKVAAWPFSSTPSATQKHYEGSSTQTDSQKTLQQILRKRLLNCATLAEVHAVVNELLSSVDEPPRRPSKRCINLTELLNASEATIYEYNKPIEGKSYADAASQTDEQCLGSCQCGAVNGVPEPQLEQSQQNGIAVEPPAPEAAPAIAPPPPPPPPPPPPPPPPPPPGMTAAAAPPPPPPPPPGGGPPPPPPPGPANVGNGPPPPPPLSTSKSGTALAPAPLPDPAEGNWFLRTSVQRKSAVNPPKPMRPLYWTRIVTCGPPVPRPPSIANSTDSADNSGSSPEELPATGNASAVPMAAPVPAAPSKEMWTEIDETPLDNIDEFTELFSRQAIAPVTKPKELKPKREKSIKVLDPKRSRNVGIFSRSLHVPASEIEHAIYHVDTSVISLETLQQISYMRATDEELQRIREADGGDIPLDHPEQFLRDISLISMASERISCIVFQAEFEESVTLLVRKLETVSQLSQQLIESEDLKLVFSIILTLGNYMNGGNRQRGQADGFNLDILGKLKDVKSKESHTTLLHFIVRTYIAQRRKEMTLPEMTLPIPEPSDVERAAQLDFDEVQQQIKELNRKLTACKQTTALVLSASSEHREPFKSKMEEFTASAEKSVAKLHQLIDECRDLFLETMRFYHFSPKGCTLTLAQCTPDQFFGYWTNFTNDFKDIWKKEFTIMRNEIIKKPKQLAVETRRDSSTKDRISCKARVRRSKN; encoded by the exons CGCCGTCCGCCATGGAATCGGGCGTGACGGCAACGGCcacggcagctgcagcaggtgCAGCGGGCGTTGCCGCAGCGGCTGTGGCGGTGGCCACGCCGCGTGTCGACTCGCCACTGGGCAATGGGGAGCTCTTCAACATATCCAAGGCCAAGAAGGTGGAGCTGCAGAATCTATCGTCGCGTTTTAGCGCTGCCGTTAACCCTACAACGCCCACACATGCTGCGGATGGGGGTGTGGCAG cgatagcagcagctgcaacaacagcaacagcaactcaGACTACGACGCCGACTGCGTCATCAACGGCGCTGGAAACTCAATCAACTGTTATAATTTCGTTTAAATCATCTCAAACACCTGCGACGACTCAAaggccagccacgcccacggACAATGGTGGGGCGACGGAGGGCATGCTGCTCGCCGAGGAGGTTCTGAATGATGCTGGcccgttgccgccgccgcccggCTATGGTACGCCCACAAATTCGCTGCTGTCGAGCAATGTGCTCAAAAAGGTGGCCAGCTTCTCGGTCGAGAGATCTTCGacgggcaacagcagcagcagcagcaacggcaacggcagcggcgcGGCCAGTGCTCAGTCGCCAGCGCCAGTGATGGCATTGGCAACGCCACCTGGCGACGAGAAGGAGTCAACATTGACGGAGCTGAGCGTCGCTGCCGGCGCGGGGTCGCGACGCGGTTCATCTTTTGTGCCGGAAAAGTTAAGCTTCGCTGCATATGAAAAGTTCGAAG GTCAAATGCTGATCAAATGGCTAATCTCAACGTTGCAGAGCAGCTCCACGCTGGGCATTATTGGGCCGGAATCATTGAATGCAATGGCCCTACAGTTCTGTCATAATCTCAAATATGTGGGCGTACTCAAGCAGATCTccaatgagcagcagcagcagcaggatgcGCCGTCCGGCTTTAGC CCCTACGAGATGTACCAGTGGACGCACACGGAGCAGCCAACTACCTCGCTGCCGCTTACGCCCGGCAAGCTGGACAAGGTGGCCGCCTGGCCGTTCTCCAGCACGCCGTCGGCGACTCAGAAGCACTACGAGGGCAGCTCCACGCAAACGGATAGCCAGAAGACGCTGCAGCAGATCTTGCGCAAACGTCTGCTCAACTGCGCCACACTGGCCGAGGTGCACGCCGTGGTTAACGAGCTGCTCAGCAGTGTGGACGAGCCGCCCAGGCGACCATCGAAGCGCTGCATCAATCTCACCGAGCTGCTCAACGCCAGCGAGGCGACCATCTACGAGTACAACAAGCCCATAGAGGGCAAGAGCTATGCGGATGCGGCCAGCCAGACGGACGAGCAATGCCTCGGCTCCTGCCAGTGTGGTGCAGTCAATGGTGTGCCGGAGCCGCAGCTGGAACAGAGTCAACAGAACGGTATCGCAGTGGAGCCACCGGCACCGGAAGCTGCACCGGCAATTgcaccgccgccaccaccgccaccgccgccgccaccaccaccaccgccgccgccgccgcctggcatgacagctgcagcagcaccaccgccgccgccgccgccaccgccaggCGGTGgaccaccgccaccgccgccaccggGGCCTGCCAATGTTGGCAATgggccgccgccgccgccgccactaAGCACCTCCAAGTCGGGCACAGCTCTGGCGCCGGCGCCACTGCCAGATCCCGCCGAGGGCAATTGGTTCCTGCGCACAAGCG TTCAACGCAAAAGCGCCGTCAATCCGCCGAAGCCCATGCGCCCGCTCTACTGGACGCGCATTGTGACCTGTGGGCCGCCCGTGCCGCGTCCACCTTCGATCGCCAACTCAACGGACAGCGCGGACAACAGCGGCAGCTCACCAGAGGAGCTGCCCGCGACTGGCAACGCGTCCGCTGTGCCAATGGCGGCGCCTGTGCCAGCCGCACCCAGCAAGGAGATGTGGACAGAGATTGATGAGACGCCGCTCGATAATATTGATGAATTTACCGAGCTCTTTTCGCGCCAGGCCATTGCGCCGGTTACCAAGCCCAAGGAGCTCAAGCCGAAGCGTGAGAAGTCCATCAAGGTGCTGGATCCGAAACGTTCCCGCAATGTGGGCATCTTCTCCCGCAGCTTGCATGTGCCCGCCAGCGAAATCGAGCATGCCATTTACCATGTAGACACCTCGGTTATAAGTCTGGAGACGCTGCAACAGATCAGCTATATGCGCGCAACCGATGAGGAGCTGCAGCGCATCAGGGAGGCCGATGGCGGCGACATACCGCTCGATCATCCCGAGCAATTCCTGCGTGACATATCGCTCATCTCGATGGCTAGTGAGCGCATCTCCTGCATTGTCTTCCAGGCCGAGTTTGAGGAGTCTGTGACGCTGCTGGTGCGCAAGCTGGAGACGGTATCGCAGCTGTCGCAGCAGCTCATCGAGAGCGAGGACCTCAAGCTGGTATTCTCCATAATATTGACGCTGGGCAACTACATGAATGGCGGCAATCGGCAGCGCGGCCAGGCAGATGGGTTCAATCTGGACATACTAGGCAAGCTGAAAGACGTCAAGTCCAAGGAGTCGCACACAACGCTGCTGCACTTCATCGTGCGCACCTATATAGCGCAGCGCCGCAAGGAGATGACGCTGCCCGAGATGACACTGCCCATTCCGGAGCCCTCCGATGTGGAGCGTGCCGCCCAGCTGGACTTCGACGAAGTCCAGCAGCAGATTAAGGAGCTGAACAGAAAACTTACGG CTTGTAAACAGACTACGGCATTGGTGCTAAGCGCCTCCAGTGAACATCGCGAGCCCTTTAAATCCAAGATGGAGGAATTTACCGCTAGTGCAGAGAAATCGGTGGCCAAGCTGCATCAGTTGATCGATGAGTGCCGGGATCTCTTTCTGGAGACGATGCGATTCTATCACTTCTCCCCAAAGGGCTGCACCCTCACCTTGGCTCAATGCACGCCCGATCAGTTCTTTGGTTATTGGACAAATTTCACAAACGATTTCAAAGACATTTGGAAAAAGGAATTTACAATTATGAGAAACGAAAT aaTAAAAAAACCGAAGCAATTGGCGGTGGAAACTCGCCGCGATAGCTCCACTAAGGATCGAATTTCGTGCAAGGCGCGCGTACGACGCAGCAAAAACTAG
- the capu gene encoding protein cappuccino isoform X4 — MYQWTHTEQPTTSLPLTPGKLDKVAAWPFSSTPSATQKHYEGSSTQTDSQKTLQQILRKRLLNCATLAEVHAVVNELLSSVDEPPRRPSKRCINLTELLNASEATIYEYNKPIEGKSYADAASQTDEQCLGSCQCGAVNGVPEPQLEQSQQNGIAVEPPAPEAAPAIAPPPPPPPPPPPPPPPPPPPGMTAAAAPPPPPPPPPGGGPPPPPPPGPANVGNGPPPPPPLSTSKSGTALAPAPLPDPAEGNWFLRTSVQRKSAVNPPKPMRPLYWTRIVTCGPPVPRPPSIANSTDSADNSGSSPEELPATGNASAVPMAAPVPAAPSKEMWTEIDETPLDNIDEFTELFSRQAIAPVTKPKELKPKREKSIKVLDPKRSRNVGIFSRSLHVPASEIEHAIYHVDTSVISLETLQQISYMRATDEELQRIREADGGDIPLDHPEQFLRDISLISMASERISCIVFQAEFEESVTLLVRKLETVSQLSQQLIESEDLKLVFSIILTLGNYMNGGNRQRGQADGFNLDILGKLKDVKSKESHTTLLHFIVRTYIAQRRKEMTLPEMTLPIPEPSDVERAAQLDFDEVQQQIKELNRKLTACKQTTALVLSASSEHREPFKSKMEEFTASAEKSVAKLHQLIDECRDLFLETMRFYHFSPKGCTLTLAQCTPDQFFGYWTNFTNDFKDIWKKEFTIMRNEIIKKPKQLAVETRRDSSTKDRISCKARVRRSKN, encoded by the exons ATGTACCAGTGGACGCACACGGAGCAGCCAACTACCTCGCTGCCGCTTACGCCCGGCAAGCTGGACAAGGTGGCCGCCTGGCCGTTCTCCAGCACGCCGTCGGCGACTCAGAAGCACTACGAGGGCAGCTCCACGCAAACGGATAGCCAGAAGACGCTGCAGCAGATCTTGCGCAAACGTCTGCTCAACTGCGCCACACTGGCCGAGGTGCACGCCGTGGTTAACGAGCTGCTCAGCAGTGTGGACGAGCCGCCCAGGCGACCATCGAAGCGCTGCATCAATCTCACCGAGCTGCTCAACGCCAGCGAGGCGACCATCTACGAGTACAACAAGCCCATAGAGGGCAAGAGCTATGCGGATGCGGCCAGCCAGACGGACGAGCAATGCCTCGGCTCCTGCCAGTGTGGTGCAGTCAATGGTGTGCCGGAGCCGCAGCTGGAACAGAGTCAACAGAACGGTATCGCAGTGGAGCCACCGGCACCGGAAGCTGCACCGGCAATTgcaccgccgccaccaccgccaccgccgccgccaccaccaccaccgccgccgccgccgcctggcatgacagctgcagcagcaccaccgccgccgccgccgccaccgccaggCGGTGgaccaccgccaccgccgccaccggGGCCTGCCAATGTTGGCAATgggccgccgccgccgccgccactaAGCACCTCCAAGTCGGGCACAGCTCTGGCGCCGGCGCCACTGCCAGATCCCGCCGAGGGCAATTGGTTCCTGCGCACAAGCG TTCAACGCAAAAGCGCCGTCAATCCGCCGAAGCCCATGCGCCCGCTCTACTGGACGCGCATTGTGACCTGTGGGCCGCCCGTGCCGCGTCCACCTTCGATCGCCAACTCAACGGACAGCGCGGACAACAGCGGCAGCTCACCAGAGGAGCTGCCCGCGACTGGCAACGCGTCCGCTGTGCCAATGGCGGCGCCTGTGCCAGCCGCACCCAGCAAGGAGATGTGGACAGAGATTGATGAGACGCCGCTCGATAATATTGATGAATTTACCGAGCTCTTTTCGCGCCAGGCCATTGCGCCGGTTACCAAGCCCAAGGAGCTCAAGCCGAAGCGTGAGAAGTCCATCAAGGTGCTGGATCCGAAACGTTCCCGCAATGTGGGCATCTTCTCCCGCAGCTTGCATGTGCCCGCCAGCGAAATCGAGCATGCCATTTACCATGTAGACACCTCGGTTATAAGTCTGGAGACGCTGCAACAGATCAGCTATATGCGCGCAACCGATGAGGAGCTGCAGCGCATCAGGGAGGCCGATGGCGGCGACATACCGCTCGATCATCCCGAGCAATTCCTGCGTGACATATCGCTCATCTCGATGGCTAGTGAGCGCATCTCCTGCATTGTCTTCCAGGCCGAGTTTGAGGAGTCTGTGACGCTGCTGGTGCGCAAGCTGGAGACGGTATCGCAGCTGTCGCAGCAGCTCATCGAGAGCGAGGACCTCAAGCTGGTATTCTCCATAATATTGACGCTGGGCAACTACATGAATGGCGGCAATCGGCAGCGCGGCCAGGCAGATGGGTTCAATCTGGACATACTAGGCAAGCTGAAAGACGTCAAGTCCAAGGAGTCGCACACAACGCTGCTGCACTTCATCGTGCGCACCTATATAGCGCAGCGCCGCAAGGAGATGACGCTGCCCGAGATGACACTGCCCATTCCGGAGCCCTCCGATGTGGAGCGTGCCGCCCAGCTGGACTTCGACGAAGTCCAGCAGCAGATTAAGGAGCTGAACAGAAAACTTACGG CTTGTAAACAGACTACGGCATTGGTGCTAAGCGCCTCCAGTGAACATCGCGAGCCCTTTAAATCCAAGATGGAGGAATTTACCGCTAGTGCAGAGAAATCGGTGGCCAAGCTGCATCAGTTGATCGATGAGTGCCGGGATCTCTTTCTGGAGACGATGCGATTCTATCACTTCTCCCCAAAGGGCTGCACCCTCACCTTGGCTCAATGCACGCCCGATCAGTTCTTTGGTTATTGGACAAATTTCACAAACGATTTCAAAGACATTTGGAAAAAGGAATTTACAATTATGAGAAACGAAAT aaTAAAAAAACCGAAGCAATTGGCGGTGGAAACTCGCCGCGATAGCTCCACTAAGGATCGAATTTCGTGCAAGGCGCGCGTACGACGCAGCAAAAACTAG